From a single Cydia amplana chromosome 10, ilCydAmpl1.1, whole genome shotgun sequence genomic region:
- the LOC134651409 gene encoding uncharacterized protein LOC134651409 produces the protein MSPNKENTMQPATLQEAINIIKFLTTSHKQEISKLKESLQKQAALIKKLEANRKKELEFLSSELQNYEVNLAISKETVTKQIAEKDDIIQKQTEIIEELNKKLKLHEELSLPEINIVAPVDSNSDSGVAMDESNLKSDTNKIEAKTTRKYSRRFAESISFLRRVDFSPMKYKPCNRECTKKKDEKKSTSLDIPYTDKGLTRQLSSERVMSDDDSYLSADPVLSDSMIEALVIRPKKMDDSMNNHFSDDGSEDTSEEVFDRVMTRSSVRRSVKANPKYKKINRTKSKLLEQVKVNIID, from the coding sequence ATGTCCCCAAACAAAGAAAACACCATGCAACCAGCAACGCTACAAGAAGCcatcaacattattaaattcttaaCAACATCACACAAGCAAGAAATATCCAAACTAAAGGAGTCTCTGCAAAAGCAAGCAGCTCTTATAAAGAAATTAGAAGCAAATAGAAAAAAGGAACTCGAGTTTTTATCAAGTGAACTTCAAAACTATGAGGTGAACTTGGCGATAAGCAAAGAAACAGTTACAAAACAAATAGCAGAGAAAGATGATATCATACAGAAGCAGACGGAAATTATCGAGGAGcttaataaaaagttaaaactcCATGAAGAACTAAGTTTACCAGAAATAAACATCGTGGCACCTGTCGATTCGAATTCTGACTCGGGAGTAGCAATGGATGAAAGCAATCTGAAGTCTGACACAAACAAAATTGAAGCTAAAACCACTAGAAAATATAGCAGAAGATTTGCAGAATCAATAAGTTTCTTAAGAAGAGTAGATTTTTCACCTATGAAATATAAACCATGTAATCGCGAGTGCACTAAAAAGAAAGATGAAAAGAAGTCGACCAGTCTAGATATCCCGTACACAGATAAAGGGTTAACTAGACAACTTAGTAGTGAAAGAGTTATGAGCGATGATGACTCTTACTTGTCGGCTGATCCAGTGCTTTCTGATAGTATGATAGAAGCATTAGTAATTAGGCCAAAGAAAATGGATGATAGCATGAATAACCATTTCTCTGATGACGGCAGCGAAGACACCAGTGAAGAAGTTTTCGATAGAGTTATGACAAGAAGCAGCGTCAGACGATCAGTGAAGGCGAATCCGAAATATAAGAAAATCAATCGAACGAAATCGAAACTTCTAGAGCAAGTAAAAGTTAACATTATTGATTAA